CAGGTTGCAAGATTTGTGGAGAGGGTGAAACGAGAGAAATGCAAGACGATTGTGGAATACGGTGAATCGTATTCTTGAGAGAAGTGGCTGCACCATAAGCCGCCATCACTTGATTGGTGGTGGTGGAAGGTGTGAAGCGGGAGGAGTTGGCGACGGCGGTAGGTGGTGGTGATGGAAGGATAAGGATTTTGAAGGTGGAATTGTGAAAATGAGAGTGGTTGAGACTTGAGAGCCTCTCCACAAAGTCAGCTCTTCACAACGCGGAAATACTCCGCTGCTATGCTTTGAAATTATGGCCATATACACATCATTGATTAAAGATGATCAATGATCATATGTGGATAATCAAGATTTGGAGATTAATCGAAAAGTTTGAAAAAGTAATTAGTGTGTTTTGAGGGGAACGatttttaataaatgatttaacataattgaatttttataaatattgaatatgaataagatttaaaatataaaaagtaatattaaaaaaaattgacaatagtaacaaaatactaatattttagcAATAGATTGGTAGCTGAgaaattaattcacaactaatatataaatatgtaatcGCAATTCGTAACCAACAAATCAAGAGAGCCAATTTTATGAATTCATCTCAGACACTACAAGAATTATGCTCATAGACAACAGAGACAATAAACTCAACTGCTCTGCTCTGATTCTAAAACCTTGTTTGATCCTCATATGAAAATTTAACGAACTAATTCCAAgttaattttgaaatatgaaGCCATAAATTAATTAGTATATTGCCAGAATCTGAAAATGTTAAGCTATTAAAAAAACACGTCAACTGATTACACACAAGATCAAAACAAAGTGAAATCATGCATAACAAGTAATGCTTTCACACAAATGCAACTTACAACAATTTCGGTTACAAACTACATGCATAATTCAGTATTCAGGTTTCATATTCCCCAACAAAATCCAAATCAAGTTACAATCCTTAAATTCAGATGACAACGTGATACGTACAATCTACATTATGGGATAACGCTGCGTCTGACCCCTTCAGCTCTCCCATTTGCCTGAAAAGTGACAAAACTGTGACTATAACGAAGATGTATATTTATGACATGAACTGATTTGAGTTGTCTGTGAAAAAAGAGAAGAAGCAGGGAAGAAACATTAAAAACGTGATATATATTGCAAAGTAGTAAGACTAACCTTTCGTGCAAGTTGCAGAGTCACTtgagctcaaaaagaagaaCGAGTGATAAGTTTGATGTAAAACACGCCTTTTAATTGATTGGTACCAACGACAGCTAAAGGATTGCATTCCTCTAATTCAATGGTCGTGATCGAAGACTGATCATCCGACAAATCGAGTTGTTGCAATTTGTAGCAGTGCTTCATCCTTAGTGCACGAAGCCTCGGGAGGCTTCCACGTTGAGGTCTCCATTTCACCAAATCGGTGTCTTCAATTCGAAGTTCAATAAGTTCCAAGAAACTCCCCGGTTTTATTTCCCACTCTGGGCCTCGAAAGGCATAGCAATGTAATGTGAGAAGCTCGAGTTTTGGCAGCAACGAACCAATGTCATTTAGAGACTCCCAAGGATATCCCGACCCTTTCAAAGATAACATTATGAGACTTGATGGGAACATTGAAAGATGAAGAATAGTAGGAAACTCACGCTTTATCTCTGGATTCGTGATTTCATATATAAGCGTTTTCAAATTCTGGAGTTTTGATATATAACTCAAGGAACTCAATGGGCTGGTTTCGTCATCATCATAAGGCTTCAACTCAACTTCAATCATTAAATCCCTTAAATTAGGAATTCTTTCGAGAACTTCCCTTGTACAACTGTTTGCACTCACACCAAAAAGTGAGGTGAGTTTGTTCAATGCACCATCATTAGAATTAGGGGTTGGTAGGTCCCTTCCCGGTAGCTCTAAATGTTGTAGTTCTTGCATGTTCCAAATTTGCACAGGCACAAAAGACTGAACCCCACGCTTTTTAATGATCATATGTCTATAAATAATCAAGAATTGAAGTTGAAAAAGGTTGGATATGGAAGCAGGGAGGTCACCGTTGTAAGTTATGGCAAGATATCGTAGACAAACTAGTTTGAAAATTTCAGTTTGGATATGGTAAAATCGGACATTAACAGCATGCAGTACCCTGAGCAACTTGAAACCCATGACATGTATTGGTATTGGATATGGGTGATAAGGACCATAACAAAGGAGAGAACGGACAGTGGATGCACAATCACTTTTTATCGAATCACACACTTGTTTGAAGCAGAATAAACTGTTCCAATGGGCACACAAGCGGCGTTGGTCTTTTATAACATCGTCACAACTTTGTAAGACATGCAGAAACTTGACCCTACTAGCTTCTTCCCTACACACGTGCTGCCAACAAGAATGCACACGATACTTGCTATACCAAGATAAATAGTCATCCTCCTGTGATGTGTCGAGAACAAGATGATACCACGTACAAAGCTTGCCCAAGCATGTATGccaaaaatattcaaaactttCTTCTCCACTAGGTTGAAGAAACACATCAGCACTCAACGTAGCGTTGAGCGTGGTTAGATCGATATCCATATATGGACAGTAAGCTCCCATGTAGAGAAATAACATTTTTAAATATTGGGGTAAGTAATCATAGCTTGGGAAAAGTACCtctgatatttgattatatgcatCCACAAATACTGAACTATGTTGTTTGATAAGTACCTCAGTCCAGTATTCTGGGGTCTTGTCAGCTTTCGCTAGAAGCTCCGCAATTGTGACTATCATAAGAGGAAGACCTTCACATTTTTTGGCAATCTTCTCTCCGAGTTTCTCGAGTTGAGGAGGGAAACCCTCTTCACCAAAAACCTTCTCACCAAGTAGTTCCTTACTTTCTTCTTCATTCAGCAAGCGCACTCTTTTGTACCCATGCCGCGAGAATTTTATATTATCTCTACTTGTAAGTAAGAATCGAATCCTTCTACCAATTTTCTTTTCTCGTAAGCAACTTGTCAAGCGATGAGTTGCTTTccaaacatcatccaacacGATGAGACATTTCTTATGCTTCAATGTTTCTTTCAATCGTCCAACTAATTCCTCCTCATCATCATCTCCTTGGATAAGCATTTGGTAAGCGTTAGGATCCACTTGAGCTAGAATACATCGTAATAGTTCATTAGATTCACATTTTCTGCCCACTTTGACCCATGCTCGCAACTCAAAATGACTCCGAATTGATGGATCTTCAAAAATATGCTTAGCAAGAGTTGTCTTTCCAACGCCCGCCATCCCAATAATCGAATAGTTTTTATCTTCAAGAAGATCATCTCTGGCTTTTTGAAATTCATCAGATAATCCAACCATCTTTGAGTTGATTCCACCAAAATCGATTCTTGAGGAAATAGGCTCCCCTTCTTCTTCAGGCATATTCTCCATTTCATTAGTGTATTCCTCCtccatcttcttcatcttctcgACGAAGCAATCAACATGGTGTTGCAGACTCTGTAGCTCTACAGAGAATGACAAGCTGCCTCTCTTGCTATCGAGTTGTGGAAGAATCTGAGGTAAGATATGGGATTCGACTAAATCTTCAAATTCCCAAATTGCCTCTTTTATAAGTTCATCCGCAGCATTCACCTTCGTCCTGATCTTGCTGCAGCTGGTGTCGTCCAATTTTAGCAGAACATTCTGCAAGCGATCCACCTCGTCGTAGGCAGGTAGTAAGATCTGTGAAGAGGGGGAAATGCAAAACAATTGTAGAATACACTGAATCGTATTCTTGAGAAAAGTCGCTGAGAGTACTATTTGTGGAGAGTGGGAAACGAGAGAAATGCGAGACGATTGTAGAATACGCTCAATCGTATTCTTGAGAGAATCCGCCGCACCATAAGCCGCCATATCCACAAACTTAGCTCAGAAATTTTCTTCCAAAACTGTGTGGTAGAAATCGCCTAAGAAAGAaacggagaagaagaagaattataATAAGCAAATGGAGATGAAACAAATGATAGATCTTCTGTGCTGTACCTCTCGTGGAGGAGTTGGCACAAgtcaacggcggcggcggcggcagctggTTTTGATACAATTTCAGAAACATTCAAGAATTTTAGTAAATGATTTTGATACGATGGTAAAATGGAtgtattgatgattttgaaggCGGATTAACGTGTGGAAGAATAATTATAGGAGCGGAGCGACAAACAAAGCAAC
The genomic region above belongs to Salvia miltiorrhiza cultivar Shanhuang (shh) chromosome 5, IMPLAD_Smil_shh, whole genome shotgun sequence and contains:
- the LOC131024700 gene encoding putative late blight resistance protein homolog R1C-3 — protein: MAAYGAADSLKNTIERILQSSRISLVSHSPQIVLSATFLKNTIQCILQLFCISPSSQILLPAYDEVDRLQNVLLKLDDTSCSKIRTKVNAADELIKEAIWEFEDLVESHILPQILPQLDSKRGSLSFSVELQSLQHHVDCFVEKMKKMEEEYTNEMENMPEEEGEPISSRIDFGGINSKMVGLSDEFQKARDDLLEDKNYSIIGMAGVGKTTLAKHIFEDPSIRSHFELRAWVKVGRKCESNELLRCILAQVDPNAYQMLIQGDDDEEELVGRLKETLKHKKCLIVLDDVWKATHRLTSCLREKKIGRRIRFLLTSRDNIKFSRHGYKRVRLLNEEESKELLGEKVFGEEGFPPQLEKLGEKIAKKCEGLPLMIVTIAELLAKADKTPEYWTEVLIKQHSSVFVDAYNQISEVLFPSYDYLPQYLKMLFLYMGAYCPYMDIDLTTLNATLSADVFLQPSGEESFEYFWHTCLGKLCTWYHLVLDTSQEDDYLSWYSKYRVHSCWQHVCREEASRVKFLHVLQSCDDVIKDQRRLCAHWNSLFCFKQVCDSIKSDCASTVRSLLCYGPYHPYPIPIHVMGFKLLRVLHAVNVRFYHIQTEIFKLVCLRYLAITYNGDLPASISNLFQLQFLIIYRHMIIKKRGVQSFVPVQIWNMQELQHLELPGRDLPTPNSNDGALNKLTSLFGVSANSCTREVLERIPNLRDLMIEVELKPYDDDETSPLSSLSYISKLQNLKTLIYEITNPEIKREFPTILHLSMFPSSLIMLSLKGSGYPWESLNDIGSLLPKLELLTLHCYAFRGPEWEIKPGSFLELIELRIEDTDLVKWRPQRGSLPRLRALRMKHCYKLQQLDLSDDQSSITTIELEECNPLAVVGTNQLKGVFYIKLITRSSF